From the genome of Streptomyces sp. NBC_01304:
TAGGGCAGCCCGCGCGGCGTCGACGACCCTCGCCGCCGACCGCGTGGGGCGGGTGGCGCGGGGGGTTTCGCCACGGCTGCGGCTTGGGCCATGACAGTTCTCCGTTCGATCCGGTGAAGCGCTTCGCAGATGACGTTCGAGATCTCGGACAAATGAAGGGTGGGGCAGGGCGCTTGACGGGCGCGGCGTCCCACCGCGGCTCCGCCTCAGCCCGCGTACGGCTCCGGCACCTCGCCGGACCTGGCCAGGAAGGCGAAGTCGCAACCGGTGTCGGCCTGGGTGACCTGTTCGGCGTACAGGGCTCCGTAGCCACGCCCGTAGCGGACGGGCGGCGGCGTCCACTCGGCGCGGCGGGCAGCCAACTCCTCATCGGACACATCGAGTTGGAGACGGCGGGCCGCGACGTCGAGCGTGATGAGGTCGCCGGTGCGGACGAGGGCCAGAGGGCCGCCGACATGAGACTCGGGCGCGATGTGCAGCACACACGTCCCGTAGCTGGTGCCGCTCATCCGGGCGTCGGAGATCCGCACCATGTCGCGTACGCCCTGCTTGAGCAGGTGGTCGGGGATCGGCAGCATCCCGTACTCGGGCATCCCCGGACCGCCCACCGGGCCGGAGCCGCGCAGCACCAGGACGTGATCGGCGGTGATGCCGAGGTCGGGGTCGTTGATGGTGCGCTGCAGCTGCCGGTAGTCGTCGAAGACGACGGCGGGCCCGGTGTGCTTGAGCAGCCTCGGCTCGGCGGTGATGTGCTTGATGACCGCGCCGTCCGGGCAGAGGTTGCCGCGCAGGACGGCGACTCCGCCCTCCTCGAACAGGGGGTTGTCGCGGGTGCGGATCACGTCGTCGTGGTGGACGCGGGCGGTCGACAGCTGCTCGCGGAGGCTGTCGTACGCGACTGTCGGGCGGTCGAGATGGAGCAGATCGGGGATCCGGGAGAGGAATCCGGGCAGCCCGCCCGCGAAGTGGAAGTCCTCCATCAGATACGTCTCGCCGCCGGGCCGCACATTGGCGAGGACCGGCACCGTGCGGGCGGTGCGGTCGAAGTCGTCCAGGGTGAGGGTGACGCCGGCCCGTCCGGCCATCGCGATCAGATGGATGACGGCGTTGGTGGAGCCGCCGAGGCCGAGGACCGTGGTGACCGCGTCCGCGAAGGCGTCCACGGTGAGGATCTGCGACAGGCGGCGGTCCTGCTCGACCAGCTGGACGATGCGCATACCGGATGCGGCGGCCATCCGGTCGTGCCCGGAGTCGACGGCCGGGATGGACGAGGCGCCGGGCAGGGTCACCCCGAGTGCCTCCGCCGCGGCGGTGAGCGTCGAGGCCGTGCCCATGGTCATGCAGTGGCCCGGCGAACGCGCCAACCCGCTTTCCAGTTCGGCCAGTTCGCAGTCGCCGATGAGCCCGGCGCGCTTGTCGTCCCAGTACTTCCACATGTCGGTGCCGGAGCCGAGGACCTCGCCGCGCCAGTGCCCGGGCAGCATGGGCCCGGCGGGCACGAACACCGTCGGCAGGTCGACGCTGGCCGCGCCCATGAGCAGCGCGGGCGTCGTCTTGTCGCAGCCGCCGAGCAGCACCGCGCCGTCCACCGGGTAGGACCTGAGCAGTTCCTCGGTCTCCATGGCGAGCAGGTTGCGGTAGAGCATCGGGGTCGGCTTCTGGAAGGTCTCGCTCAGGGTCGACACCGGGAATTCCAGGGGGAAGCCGCCCGCCTGCCACACTCCACGCTTGACGGCCTGGGCGCGGTCGCGCAGATGGACGTGGCAGGGGTTGATGTCGGACCAAGTGTTGAGGATCGCGATGACGGGCTTGCCCAGGTGCTCCTGGGGGAGGTAGCCGAGCTGGCGAGTGCGGGCCCGGTGGCTGAAGGAGCGCAGTCCGTCCGTGCCGTACCACTGGTGGCTGCGCAACTGCCGCGCGCTGTCGGCCTTTTCGCCGCCTGTTCTGCTGGCCGGTTCAGCGTCTGCCCTGTCGGCCCTCTCGCCGTTCATATCGACCATCCCGCGAGAATCGAGGCGACCTCGGCGCGCTCCGGCTCGGTCAGCAGCCTGCTCGGGGCGCGTACGTCCCTGCGGCACAGGCCGAGGAGGGCCAGGGCTTCCTTGACGACGGACACGTTGTTCGCCGACCCGTTCGCCGCGCGCAGCTCCTCGAAGCGGCGGATCTGCTCCCAGACCTTCATGGCGGCGGTGTAGTCACCGGATCGAAGCGCTTCGATCATGTTCAGCGAAATGTGCGGGGCGACGTTCACAAGACCCGAGGTGAACCCGGTCGCTCCGGCCGAGAAGTACGAGGGTGCGTACGGCTCGGCGAGCCCCGCGACCCACACGAACCGCTCCAGCCCCGCGTCCCGCGCGAACGCGGCGAACCGCGCCGCGTCCGGTACCGCGTACTTCACCCCGATCACATTCGGGCAGGCGTCGGCCAGTTCGGCCAGCCGCGCCCCGCGCAGCAGCGGATTGCGCAGATAGGGCACGACACCGAGCTCGGGCACCGCCTCGGCGATCGCCCGGTGGTAGTCGACCCAGCCCTCCTCGGAGACGTACGGATGGACCGGCTGATGGACCATCACCATGTGCGCCCCGACCGCACGGGCGTGCTCGGCGGCGGCCACGGCGGTCGGCAGGTCGTGGCCGACCCCGACCAGGATCGCGGCCCGCTCCCCCGCCTCCTGCATCGTCAACTCGGTTACGGCTCGGCGCTCTTCGGGGGTGAGGGCGTAGAACTCGCCGGTGTTGCCGTTGGGCGTGAGAGTGCGTACGCCGCCGTCGAGCAGGCGACGCAGCAGGGCACGGTGGGCGGTGCGGTCGATCGACCCGTCCGCGGCGAAGGGCGTCACCGGGATCGCCACGACGTCGGCGAGCGCGGCCCGCTGGGATGCGAAGGTCATCGGGCTGCGTCCTCTTCCTCAAGTCCCGCATCGGGAAAGGCCCTTCGCACGAACGAGGCGATGTGGCCGTGCAGGGCGCGTGCCGCGCCGTCCGCGTCGCCGTCGAGCGCGAGCCGCAGGATCTCGCGGTGCTCGGCGGCCTCCCGCTCCCAGGACGGGTCCGCGGCCCAGGCCACGGCGGAGACCAGGGCGGCCTGGTCGCGGACCTCGTCGAGCATGCGGCCGAGCAGCGGGTTGCCGCACGGGGCGTACAGGGAGCGGTGGAACTCCCGGTTGGCCAGGGAGCGTTCGGCCGTGTCGGTCGCGGCATCGGCGCGTTCGAGTGCGTGGCGCGCCTCGTCCAGGGACGCGGCACGACGCACGGTGCGGCGCAGCGCCTCGGGTTCGAGCAGCAGCCGTACGTCGTACACCTCGCGCGCCATGTCCGCGTCCACCATGCGCACCGTGCCGCCCTTGTACTGGCTCATCACCACGAGCCCGGTGCCGGCCAAGGTCTTGAGCGCCTCGCGCACGGGCGTCTTGGACACCCCGAACTGCTCGGCGAGCTCGGTCTCGACCAGGGCCTGCCCCGGGCTCAACTGCCCGGTGAGGATGCGGTGTTTGATCGCCTCGAGCACGAACTGCGTGCGGGAGGGGATCGGGGTCGGCACAGAGGTCATGGGCACCCTTGGCTTTCGCGTATCGCGTCTCATATATGACGTATGGAGTACGACGCGTTGAAGCTAGAAGGGGCGCGCTGGTTCGTCAACGCTTCTGACAAAAGAAGTCCGCACCGATGGGCCGCGCCTTACGGGTCGTAGGTGCGCCCCGTCTCGATCGTCGTGGCGTCCTCGTGCATCGTTTGCGTGGCCGGACAACAGGGGATCAGACCTTCAGAACGCAATGCGCGCGGCGACGGGCAGATGGTCGCTCCCCGTCGAGGCCAGCGTCCACACACGCGTGACGGTCGCCGCACGCGCCAGGACCTGGTCGATCCGGGCCAGCGGCATCCCCGCGGGCCAGCTCAGCGCGAATCCCGAATCGGCGGGCCCCGCCTGCGAGACGACCGGCGCCAATCCCCGGTCGTCCACCGTGCCGTTGAGGTCACCGAGCACGATCACCCGGTCGAGCCGCTCGGCCGCCAGGGCCGCCCCGAGCAGCCGGGCACTCTCGTCGCGGCGCGCCGAGGCCAACCCCTGTGTAGGACTCAGCCGGATCGAGGGCAAGTGGGCGACGTACAGGGCGACTTCACCCTCGGGTGTCGTGGCTGTGGCCCGCAACCCGCGATTCCAGCCCGCACCGACACCTGACGGCCGGATGTCCACCGGCCGCACCTCACGCAGCGGATGCTTCGACCACACACCGACCGTGCCGATGACCGCATGGTGGGGATACTGCGCGGCCAACACCCCTTCATAGAGAGGCAGGGCGGCGGAGGTCAGCTCCTCCAGCGCGATGACGTCCGCGTCGGCGGCACGGAGCGCGCGGGCGGCGGCCGCCGGGTCGGGGTTCTCGTCGCTGACGTTGTGCTGGACGACGGTGATGTCGTACGCCGACCCGGACGCCGGCGGCACGTACAGCAGCTGCGCGAACTGTCCGGCCCAGGCGGCTGCCGGCAGCAGCACGGCGAACAGCGCGACCACGGACCGCCGCCACAGGGCAAGGAGTGTCAGCGCCGGTACGGCGAGGCCCAGCCAGGGCAGGAACGTCTCAAGGAGACTGCCGAGGCGGCCGAACCCGTTGGGCACCGCGCCGTGAAAGACGAGCAGACAACCCACGAGCACGGCGCCCACCGCCAGGACGAGGTCCCACCTGCCACACGCGAAGGGGTCCCAGCGACGCCCCACCGATTCCCCCGCTCCCGTATCCATATGAATCCTTCCCCTCCCCGCCCCTTCCCGAAAGTCCTCAAACGCCGGACGGGCTGGTTCATCGAGCGCGGCCTCGACAGATCAGCCCGTCCGGCGTTTGAGGACAGTCTTTGAAGCCGGCGGCAGCCTTACGGGAAGGGGCGGGGAGGGGCAAATCTCTCACACCAACGTCTCGGCAACCTTCCCGTCCACCAGCTCCAACCGCCGCGTGGTCCGCACCGCAGCAAGCATGCGGCGATCATGGGTGACCAGCAGAAGCGTCCCCCGATACGAGCCGAGCGCGGATTCCAGCTGCTCGATCGCCGGCAGGTCGAGATGGTTGGTCGGCTCGTCCAGGACGAGCAGATTAACCCCGCGCCCCTGCAGCAGCGCAAGCGCGGCCCGCGTGCGTTCGCCGGGCGAGAGCGTGGCCGCGGAGCGCAGCACATGCTCCGCCTTGAGGCCGAACTTGGCCAGCAAGGTCCGGATGTCGGCCGGCTCGGAGTCCGGCACCGCGGCGCGGAACGCGTCGAGCAGCGGCTCCTCACCGTGGAAGAGGGCACGCGCCTGGTCGACCTCGCCGACCCGCACGCCCGACCCGAGGGCGCTGTGGCCCGCGTCCAGCTCGATCCGCTCCAGGAGCGCGGCAAGCAGGGTCGACTTGCCCGAGCCGTTGGGCCCGGTGATCGCGACCCGGTCCGCCCAGTCGATCTGCAGATTCACCGGGCCGAGCGTGAAGGCGTCCCGCCTGACCTCCGCGTCGCGCAACGAGGCCACGACGGTGCCCGAGCGGGGAGCCGCCGCGATCTCCATCTGAAGCTCCCACTCCTTGCGGGGCTCCTCGACGACATCGAGGCGTTCGATGAGCCGCTGCGCCTGCTTGGCCTTGGCAGCGAGGTTCTCGCTGTTCTCGGCGCGGGCCTTGCGGGCGGCCTTGTCGTTGTCGCGGCTCTTGAGGACGGAGTTCTTGACGCCGTCCTCCGCCCACCTGCGCTGGACGTTCGCCCGGTCTTCGAGCGTGGCCTTCCGCTCGGCGTAGTCCTCGTACGCCTCCCGTGCGTGCCTGCGCGCGACCTCGCGCTCGTCCAGGTAGGCGTCGTAGCCGCCTCGGTAGAGGTTCACCTCCTGTTGTGCCAGGTCGAGTTCGAGGACCTGGGTCACGGTGCGGCTGAGGAACTCGCGGTCGTGGCTGACGATGACGGCGCCCGCCCGCAGGCCGCGTACGAACTCCTCCAGGCGCTCAAGGCCCGCCAGGTCCAGGTCGTTGGTGGGCTCGTCCAGAAGGAACACGTCGTAGCGGGACAGCAGCAGCGAGGCGAGTCCCGCGCGGGCCGCCTGGCCGCCCGACAGCGAGGTCATCGTCTGGTCCAGGCCGACGCCCAGGCCCAGCGACTCGGCGACGCGTTCGGCGCGTTCGTCCAGGTCGGCGGCGCCGAGGGCGAGCCAGCGCTCCAGGCTCGTGGCGTAGGCGTCATCGGCGCCGGCCACCTCGTCGACGAGGGCCTGGGTGGCCCGGTCGAGCGCCGCCTGAGCCGCGGTGACGCCGGTGCGGCGGGCGAGGAAGTCCCGCACGGTCTCCCCCGGCCTGCGCTCGGGTTCCTGCGGCAGGTACCCGACGGTCGCGACGGCGGGGGCGAGGCGCAGCTCGCCCTCCTCCGGTTCGTCGAGCCCGGCGAGGATGCGCAGGAGGGTGGACTTGCCGGCCCCGTTGGCCCCGACGAGGCCGATCACATCGCCCGGCGCCACGATCAGGTCGAGGCCGCTGAACAGGGAGCGGTCGCCGTGGCCGGCGGCCAGGTTCTTGGATACGAGGGTTGCGGACATGAGTCGCCAATCGTGCCGATGCGGTCGCCGCCGGGGGCGGCGAAGGGATCAAGCTCCGGGGGAGCGGCGTGTGCGGCACCACGCGGCGACCGTTGCCGTACGAGAGAGCCGTCTCCCTTGTGGGAGAGGGCGGTTCGGGCATCGAGGTCGCTCCACGCGAGAGCTCACGGACAGCGCGATGGCCGCCGTGGCGTGACATCCGTACGGACGGTGCCGTACGGGCGTGGTGATCGCCTACCTCAGATGCGCAAGGTCCACCTCGATCGGAGACAACAGAACGCCAGGAAGCTTAGCCAGCCGCCGACGCCCTGAGCAATGCCTTTTCCCGAGGTCAGCGGGCCGCTGCGGCGCCACTCCCCCAACTCCTTTGGCAGCGCGTCCAGTTACGCACCCACCGGCGCGCGGAGTTCCGGCTTAGCGTGAAGTGTCCGCACCGAGCCCGCCCAGCGCCGCGTACCGGCGCCCTCGCACAGGAGTCACCCCATGACCTCCCCACCCGCAGCCGGCACGCCCCGGCCGCCGCAGCGCCTGTCCGCCGCCCACGCCTCGGTGGCGCTCCTTGAGGCCCTGGCCGAGAAGCTCGGCGGCCGGGCCTCGGTGACCGCGGTCTACGGCGAACCGGTCACCCGCGACGACGTCACCGTCATCCCCGTCGCCCAGGTCGGCTTCGGCTTCGGTGGCGGCGCCGGCCAGGAAACCGGGACGGACAAGTCCGGCGAGGGTGGGGGCGGCGGGGGCGGGGGCGGCGCGAAGCCGCTGGGCTTCATCGTGATCCGGGGCGGGGACGCCACGTACAGGCCGATCCGCGATCCATGGGTGCAGGTCGTCCTACCACTGGCCGGATTGCTGGCGGGGACCGCGCTGCCCCGGATCGCCCGTGCACTGACACACCGCGCCCGGCACCACTGACCCCCTTGCATGTACGCGCCTGCGACACGGGAGGGGCTCCCGGCTCCTGCGTTTGGGGACACCCCGACAGGGGACCCGAGCCGCGGGCACGGGGCCCTGGGGAAGCAAGGACCGCGGGTGCGGCTCCCCGCTTCGAGCGGTGGCGGGAGCCGCGCCCGCAGTCGGCTCCCGGACCCGGCAGCGTGCCGCGACCGCCCTGTCGGCCCAGGAAAGGAGCGAGCGTGCCTCGCGGATCGAATGCCAAACGTGAGCGCCAGTACGAGCAGATCGAGGAGGTCCGGCCGGAGCGCGGCGCCGGCGAGGAGGCCACGGCCACGGACCGTGCTCTCGACAGCGACCCGCCGGCCACCGGCAAGGAGAAGCCGTCGGAGGTGGCGGGCGACGAGCTGCCGGAAGGCCCCGGCGAGCGGGTGCCCGCGGTGCCGCGCGACCTGCCCGATCAACAGGCCCACGCGGACGACCCCCTGGACGTCCCGGAACCCGAACCACCCCGGACGGGCGGCGGGCGGGAGCCGGACCCGGAGCTGCCCGACCCCGACCAGCCCGGCGCGGGGCCGCGCGGAGCGCCACGGAAGGCAGGGCCCCATCCCGAGCAGCCCGTCCCGGACGAGCCTTCGGGCTGAGCCTGCGTGCGCGGTCGGACCGGGTTTCGCACCGAAGCACAAGGCGCGGGTGCGGTGCGCGGGACCGGCGCCGGTACGGGCGCACGGGACCAGCACGGGTGCGGCGTACGGACCAAGTACAGGTGCGGCGGCCGGGACCTCCGCAGAGGCTGGGAGTTCAGTGACCCTCCTCGTCCCTTCCTGGAGTTCCCATGTCCGTACGTCCCGCGCGCAGGCACCTCCGCCGCGCCACCGTCGCCCTCCTCGCCGCCTGCGCGCTCATGGCGGCGCCGGCCGCCGCCGCTGCCGCCCAGCCCGCAGCCGGTCCCGCCGGCACCGACCCCGTGGACGACGCCAAGAAGTTCGCCACCCCGAACCTGCCCGGCGTCAACGACTGGTCCTGCAAACCCAGCGCCGAGCACCCCCGCCCGCTGATCCTGGTGCACGGCACGTTCGACGCGGGCCGGGTGTGGGCGAAGACCGCGCCGGACTACAAGAAGGCCGGGTACTGCGTCTTCTCCCTCGACTACGGCAAGTCGAGCGGCCTGCTGAGCCTCATCGTGGGCGGCATCGACCGGGTCTCGCAGTCCGCGATGGAACTCGCGGACTTCGTCGACGGCGTGCTGGAGGCGACCGGCACCGAGAAGGTCGACATCGTCGGGCACTCGCAGGGCGGCATGATGCCCCGCTACTACATGAAGTTCGCCGGCGGCGCGGACAAGGTGCACACGCTGGTCGGCATCTCGCCGTCCAGCCACGGCACCGGGCGCTCCGACTTCATGGACGCGCTGCTCGCCGACGCCCCGGACCTGCGGGCGCTCCTCGAGGGCTTCTCCGAGCTGGTGCCCATCGGCAAGTTCGTCGACATTCCGTGCCCCGCCTGTACCGACCAGGTATCCAACTCGCCGTTCCAGAAGAGGCTCAACAAGGGCGAGGACACGCTGCCCGGGGTGAACTACACGACCATCGTGACGAACAAGGACAGCGTCATCACGCCCTGGAAGAGCCAGTACCTGGAGGGCCCGAACGTCAAGAACTACCTGCTGCAGGACGTGTGCAAGGACAACTTCGCCCAGCACAACAACTCGGTCTCCGACCCGGTCGCCACCCGCCTGGCCCTGAACGCGCTCGACCCCGAGCACGCGGTCACGCCCACCTGCCCCACCCTCGCGTCCAGCATCCTGGGCCTGCTCGGCGTCTGACCGGACAGGGGAACGAGCACCACGCGGCCGGCAAGTCCTTCCGCCCGCTCGGCGCCGCCGAGCGGGCGCTGCCGGACCACCCCTCACCCTCGCCGTGAAGCGGTCCGCGTAAGCTGAAGTCCCATGGCAATAAGCACCGCACTCTGGTCCTTCGCCCTGGTGGTAGGGCTCCTCACACTGACCCCCGGCCTGGACACGGCCCTGATTCTGCGCACCGCCGCGCTCGGCCGTCGCAGTCGCGCCTGGGGTGTGGTCCTCGGCATCCAGAGCGGCACCCTGATCTGGGGTGCGCTCACCTCGCTCGGCGTGACGGCCGTGCTGACCGCCTCTCAGGTCGCGTACGAGGTGCTGCGCTGGGCGGGCGCCGCGTATCTGCTGTGGATGGGGGCGCGCATGCTGATCGACACCTGGCGCCGTACGCCCGGCGGCGAGGCGGGCGACGCGGACGCGCTGCAGGGTACGGACAGCATGGCCGGAGGCTGGCGACAGGGGACGCTCACCAACCTCCTCAACCCCAAGGTCGGGGTCTTCTACGTCGCCGTCCTGCCCCAGTTCATCCCGGCCGGCGCGCCCCACTTCACCATGGGCCTGCTGCTGACCTGCGTACACATCGCGCTCGGCCTCGTCTGGTCGGCCACCCTCATCGCCTTCGCCCGGGTCGTGCGCGGCTGGCTCCAGCGCCCCTCCGCGCGCCGCGCCCTCGACCGCGTCACCGGGACGGTCGTCGCCGGGTTCGGGCTGCGGCTGGCGCTCACTGACTGAAGCCGGGCCGGGAGAGGCATCCGGAAAAGGATCGGGACAAGGATCGGGACAGGGGCCGGGGAAAGAGATCGACAAGAAGTTCCCCGCCCGCTGAAATGGACGCCGACAGCCCGCCGTGCCCGTGCGGGTCCGGGAGGGAGCGCACGTGCCGGCCGAGAGCGGCGTCGTCAACACCCCTGCGATCGACGGCAAGTTGGTCGCCCGGCTGCTCGACGCACAGTTCCCGCAGTGGGCGCACCTCCCGCTGCGCCTCCTGGACCCGGCAGGCTCCGACCACGTGATCTACCG
Proteins encoded in this window:
- the araD gene encoding L-arabinonate dehydratase produces the protein MVDMNGERADRADAEPASRTGGEKADSARQLRSHQWYGTDGLRSFSHRARTRQLGYLPQEHLGKPVIAILNTWSDINPCHVHLRDRAQAVKRGVWQAGGFPLEFPVSTLSETFQKPTPMLYRNLLAMETEELLRSYPVDGAVLLGGCDKTTPALLMGAASVDLPTVFVPAGPMLPGHWRGEVLGSGTDMWKYWDDKRAGLIGDCELAELESGLARSPGHCMTMGTASTLTAAAEALGVTLPGASSIPAVDSGHDRMAAASGMRIVQLVEQDRRLSQILTVDAFADAVTTVLGLGGSTNAVIHLIAMAGRAGVTLTLDDFDRTARTVPVLANVRPGGETYLMEDFHFAGGLPGFLSRIPDLLHLDRPTVAYDSLREQLSTARVHHDDVIRTRDNPLFEEGGVAVLRGNLCPDGAVIKHITAEPRLLKHTGPAVVFDDYRQLQRTINDPDLGITADHVLVLRGSGPVGGPGMPEYGMLPIPDHLLKQGVRDMVRISDARMSGTSYGTCVLHIAPESHVGGPLALVRTGDLITLDVAARRLQLDVSDEELAARRAEWTPPPVRYGRGYGALYAEQVTQADTGCDFAFLARSGEVPEPYAG
- a CDS encoding dihydrodipicolinate synthase family protein, with the protein product MTFASQRAALADVVAIPVTPFAADGSIDRTAHRALLRRLLDGGVRTLTPNGNTGEFYALTPEERRAVTELTMQEAGERAAILVGVGHDLPTAVAAAEHARAVGAHMVMVHQPVHPYVSEEGWVDYHRAIAEAVPELGVVPYLRNPLLRGARLAELADACPNVIGVKYAVPDAARFAAFARDAGLERFVWVAGLAEPYAPSYFSAGATGFTSGLVNVAPHISLNMIEALRSGDYTAAMKVWEQIRRFEELRAANGSANNVSVVKEALALLGLCRRDVRAPSRLLTEPERAEVASILAGWSI
- a CDS encoding GntR family transcriptional regulator; translated protein: MTSVPTPIPSRTQFVLEAIKHRILTGQLSPGQALVETELAEQFGVSKTPVREALKTLAGTGLVVMSQYKGGTVRMVDADMAREVYDVRLLLEPEALRRTVRRAASLDEARHALERADAATDTAERSLANREFHRSLYAPCGNPLLGRMLDEVRDQAALVSAVAWAADPSWEREAAEHREILRLALDGDADGAARALHGHIASFVRRAFPDAGLEEEDAAR
- a CDS encoding endonuclease/exonuclease/phosphatase family protein; the protein is MDTGAGESVGRRWDPFACGRWDLVLAVGAVLVGCLLVFHGAVPNGFGRLGSLLETFLPWLGLAVPALTLLALWRRSVVALFAVLLPAAAWAGQFAQLLYVPPASGSAYDITVVQHNVSDENPDPAAAARALRAADADVIALEELTSAALPLYEGVLAAQYPHHAVIGTVGVWSKHPLREVRPVDIRPSGVGAGWNRGLRATATTPEGEVALYVAHLPSIRLSPTQGLASARRDESARLLGAALAAERLDRVIVLGDLNGTVDDRGLAPVVSQAGPADSGFALSWPAGMPLARIDQVLARAATVTRVWTLASTGSDHLPVAARIAF
- a CDS encoding ABC-F family ATP-binding cassette domain-containing protein, translating into MSATLVSKNLAAGHGDRSLFSGLDLIVAPGDVIGLVGANGAGKSTLLRILAGLDEPEEGELRLAPAVATVGYLPQEPERRPGETVRDFLARRTGVTAAQAALDRATQALVDEVAGADDAYATSLERWLALGAADLDERAERVAESLGLGVGLDQTMTSLSGGQAARAGLASLLLSRYDVFLLDEPTNDLDLAGLERLEEFVRGLRAGAVIVSHDREFLSRTVTQVLELDLAQQEVNLYRGGYDAYLDEREVARRHAREAYEDYAERKATLEDRANVQRRWAEDGVKNSVLKSRDNDKAARKARAENSENLAAKAKQAQRLIERLDVVEEPRKEWELQMEIAAAPRSGTVVASLRDAEVRRDAFTLGPVNLQIDWADRVAITGPNGSGKSTLLAALLERIELDAGHSALGSGVRVGEVDQARALFHGEEPLLDAFRAAVPDSEPADIRTLLAKFGLKAEHVLRSAATLSPGERTRAALALLQGRGVNLLVLDEPTNHLDLPAIEQLESALGSYRGTLLLVTHDRRMLAAVRTTRRLELVDGKVAETLV
- a CDS encoding spore germination protein GerW family protein — its product is MTSPPAAGTPRPPQRLSAAHASVALLEALAEKLGGRASVTAVYGEPVTRDDVTVIPVAQVGFGFGGGAGQETGTDKSGEGGGGGGGGGAKPLGFIVIRGGDATYRPIRDPWVQVVLPLAGLLAGTALPRIARALTHRARHH
- a CDS encoding esterase/lipase family protein produces the protein MSVRPARRHLRRATVALLAACALMAAPAAAAAAQPAAGPAGTDPVDDAKKFATPNLPGVNDWSCKPSAEHPRPLILVHGTFDAGRVWAKTAPDYKKAGYCVFSLDYGKSSGLLSLIVGGIDRVSQSAMELADFVDGVLEATGTEKVDIVGHSQGGMMPRYYMKFAGGADKVHTLVGISPSSHGTGRSDFMDALLADAPDLRALLEGFSELVPIGKFVDIPCPACTDQVSNSPFQKRLNKGEDTLPGVNYTTIVTNKDSVITPWKSQYLEGPNVKNYLLQDVCKDNFAQHNNSVSDPVATRLALNALDPEHAVTPTCPTLASSILGLLGV
- a CDS encoding LysE family translocator, with the translated sequence MAISTALWSFALVVGLLTLTPGLDTALILRTAALGRRSRAWGVVLGIQSGTLIWGALTSLGVTAVLTASQVAYEVLRWAGAAYLLWMGARMLIDTWRRTPGGEAGDADALQGTDSMAGGWRQGTLTNLLNPKVGVFYVAVLPQFIPAGAPHFTMGLLLTCVHIALGLVWSATLIAFARVVRGWLQRPSARRALDRVTGTVVAGFGLRLALTD